In a genomic window of candidate division WOR-3 bacterium:
- the rpoC gene encoding DNA-directed RNA polymerase subunit beta' produces MSSEREFVYDFDSLRLRLASPETIRSWSSGEVIKPETINYRTQKPEKDGLFCERIFGPVKDYECNCGKYKRVRYKGIVCDRCGVEVTLSSVRRHRMGHIELAVPVAHTLFYQVPPSKIGLILDLTINQVETILNYEVYIVIQPGASPFKKMDLLDEEQYREALERRYDGFEADTGAVALKKLLALIELDDLAADLRARIKHETSRRFSLLRRLRVVEAFRNSGARPEWMILDVLPVIPPDLRPLVPLEGGRYATSDLNDLYKRVIVRNNRLKHLMSIRTPEIILKNEKRMLQDAVDALFLNESRPKPVRGKAGRPLKSLCEALRGKQGRFRRNLLGKRVDYSGRSVIVVDPTLKLHQCSLPKEMALELFKPMILRRLEERKLADSERGAKLMYRQEAPEVWEVLEEVTKDHPVLLNRAPTLHRVSIEAFYPVLSEHRAIGIHPLVCPPFNADFDGDTMSVHVPVTPEGILEAAVLMLAPHNILSPAHGKPLMVPSQDIVAGIYYITKTKPGEPKPAGSFDDFHTVRSAFDLNEFDLHEWINFRYQGKLILTTIGRVLFNAVLPEGLRFVNDTVPKEKLVGLIDRCARTLGLDVTVKLLDDLKDLGFEMATKSGLSIGMDDVVVPKEKQKILERSDEEVRKVQKAYDRGLMTESEKYNKIVNIWTLATAEVEEALMGRLRQDQDGFNPVFMLIDSGARGSRTQAAQLGGMRGLMAKPQRRTVGEEVIETPIKSSFREGLSVWEYFISTHGARKGLTDTALKTAEAGYLTRRLVDVAQDVVITMEDCGTIVGQEVTALREGTDIIEPLNERIAGRFALDDIVNPVTKEVIVRAGEEITDQAAEEIENCGIEMVRVRSVLTCEAPNGLCVKCYGRNMATGRIVEIGEAVGIVAAQSIGEPGTQLTLKTFHVGGVAARVAEQTKAFARFAGKIKFENLTVSRRSDGESTTLVQGKIMLLSAERQIPYSVPVGALIRVEDGQEVKEGDVLFEWEPYSISLLAQVKGKIKFRDIEVGRTLREDIDEQTDRMQRIIIEDRLRKLHPMIELVDERGKVADRCPLPAGSYLMVEEGQSVLPGDVLARLVREMARTRDITGGLPKVAELFEAKRVKSPAVISEIDGTVEVGEPKEGKRLVRVLSDGGAVKEYEIPYGKYLLVQTGDRVKAGDKLCEGSVDPHDVLKVKGWLAVQEFLTNQIQAVYRLQKVKINDKHISIIVRQMLRKVRIEDAGDSNFIEGEIVERRRVLEENERLLAEGLRPASYQPILLGITRAALLTESFLSAASFQETTRVLSEAAIQGREDKLRGLKENVIVGRLIPAGTGFREFSRIKLVTAEEEKQQEEAA; encoded by the coding sequence ATGAGCAGTGAAAGAGAATTCGTGTATGATTTTGATTCACTTCGGTTAAGACTTGCGTCACCAGAAACAATAAGGAGCTGGTCGAGTGGTGAGGTAATTAAACCGGAAACGATTAATTATCGCACTCAGAAGCCGGAAAAGGATGGTCTGTTCTGTGAGCGAATTTTTGGACCCGTAAAAGATTATGAATGCAACTGCGGTAAGTACAAGCGAGTTAGGTACAAAGGTATTGTCTGTGACCGATGTGGAGTGGAGGTGACGCTTTCTTCGGTGCGGCGCCATCGCATGGGACATATCGAACTGGCGGTACCGGTTGCACATACGCTCTTTTATCAGGTGCCGCCATCGAAGATTGGATTAATACTGGATTTGACGATTAATCAGGTGGAGACAATTCTTAATTATGAAGTCTACATCGTCATTCAGCCAGGTGCTTCACCTTTCAAAAAAATGGATCTCTTAGATGAAGAACAATACCGGGAGGCACTCGAAAGAAGGTACGACGGATTTGAAGCTGATACTGGTGCAGTTGCGCTTAAAAAGCTGCTTGCTTTGATTGAGCTTGATGATTTAGCAGCTGATTTGAGGGCAAGAATAAAGCACGAGACTTCGCGGCGGTTCAGCCTGCTGCGCCGTCTGCGGGTAGTGGAGGCATTTCGTAATTCGGGAGCCAGACCGGAATGGATGATTCTGGATGTTCTTCCAGTGATTCCGCCAGACTTGCGACCACTGGTGCCACTGGAGGGGGGGCGTTATGCGACTTCAGATTTGAATGATCTCTATAAGCGGGTCATAGTGCGTAACAACCGGCTGAAACATCTTATGTCCATTCGGACTCCTGAGATTATTCTCAAGAATGAAAAGCGGATGCTCCAGGATGCAGTTGATGCGCTATTTTTGAATGAATCGCGTCCCAAACCGGTGAGGGGTAAAGCCGGGCGTCCCTTGAAATCACTCTGCGAAGCATTGCGGGGTAAGCAGGGAAGATTCCGGCGCAATCTGCTCGGTAAAAGGGTTGATTACTCAGGGAGATCGGTAATTGTGGTTGACCCGACTTTAAAGTTGCATCAATGCAGTCTTCCCAAGGAGATGGCACTGGAGCTCTTTAAACCGATGATTCTGAGACGACTGGAAGAACGTAAGCTTGCCGACAGTGAACGGGGTGCCAAACTTATGTATCGGCAGGAGGCACCGGAAGTGTGGGAAGTACTGGAGGAGGTTACAAAGGACCATCCTGTGCTGCTGAACCGGGCACCCACACTGCATCGTGTTTCAATCGAGGCCTTTTATCCGGTGTTATCTGAACATCGAGCGATTGGGATTCATCCCCTGGTTTGTCCGCCGTTTAATGCTGATTTTGATGGTGATACGATGTCGGTGCATGTTCCTGTGACTCCTGAAGGGATTCTGGAAGCAGCAGTTTTGATGCTGGCACCGCATAATATTCTGTCCCCAGCACACGGAAAACCATTGATGGTTCCATCACAGGATATTGTTGCCGGGATATACTATATTACTAAAACAAAACCCGGAGAACCCAAACCTGCTGGTTCGTTTGATGATTTTCATACCGTGCGCTCGGCATTTGATCTCAACGAATTTGATCTCCACGAATGGATTAATTTTCGATATCAGGGTAAGCTTATTCTGACAACAATAGGCCGTGTGCTGTTTAATGCCGTACTGCCCGAAGGGCTTCGATTTGTAAATGATACCGTTCCCAAGGAAAAACTCGTTGGGCTAATCGACCGGTGTGCACGGACACTGGGGCTTGATGTTACTGTAAAGCTTCTGGATGATCTGAAGGATCTGGGTTTTGAGATGGCAACTAAATCCGGATTGTCGATTGGAATGGATGATGTTGTGGTGCCAAAGGAAAAGCAGAAGATACTGGAACGCAGTGACGAAGAAGTAAGGAAGGTCCAGAAGGCGTATGATCGGGGATTGATGACTGAATCAGAAAAATACAACAAGATTGTTAACATCTGGACACTAGCGACTGCGGAGGTTGAGGAAGCACTGATGGGGAGATTGCGTCAGGACCAGGATGGTTTTAACCCAGTCTTTATGCTGATTGATTCCGGGGCACGCGGTTCCCGGACGCAGGCAGCGCAGCTGGGTGGAATGCGAGGGTTGATGGCAAAGCCTCAGAGGAGAACCGTGGGAGAGGAAGTTATAGAAACGCCAATCAAAAGTTCCTTCCGTGAAGGGCTCTCAGTGTGGGAGTACTTCATTTCCACCCATGGTGCACGCAAGGGATTGACCGACACTGCCCTAAAGACGGCGGAAGCGGGGTATCTCACCCGCAGGCTCGTTGATGTAGCACAGGATGTGGTCATTACAATGGAGGATTGCGGGACAATTGTCGGCCAAGAGGTCACTGCGCTGCGTGAAGGAACTGATATTATTGAGCCGCTGAATGAGCGGATTGCCGGTCGTTTTGCGCTGGATGATATCGTGAATCCGGTGACCAAGGAGGTAATTGTCCGGGCCGGTGAGGAAATCACTGATCAGGCAGCTGAGGAAATCGAAAATTGCGGTATTGAAATGGTAAGGGTGCGTTCCGTTCTAACCTGTGAGGCTCCCAATGGTTTGTGTGTGAAGTGTTATGGTCGCAACATGGCGACAGGGAGAATCGTTGAAATCGGCGAGGCAGTTGGTATTGTGGCAGCGCAGTCAATCGGTGAGCCCGGGACACAGTTAACGCTGAAGACTTTCCATGTTGGTGGTGTAGCCGCACGGGTTGCTGAACAGACAAAGGCATTTGCACGTTTCGCGGGGAAAATCAAATTTGAGAATCTGACTGTCAGCAGACGCAGCGATGGGGAATCGACAACTTTGGTGCAGGGGAAGATAATGTTACTGTCAGCGGAGCGTCAGATCCCATACAGCGTGCCGGTGGGAGCGCTGATTCGAGTGGAAGATGGACAGGAAGTTAAGGAAGGTGATGTTTTGTTTGAATGGGAACCTTATTCCATTTCGCTTCTTGCCCAAGTTAAAGGGAAGATAAAATTTAGAGATATCGAAGTAGGGAGAACACTCAGGGAAGATATAGATGAACAGACCGATCGAATGCAGAGGATAATTATCGAAGACCGGTTGCGGAAACTGCACCCAATGATTGAGCTTGTGGATGAACGGGGTAAGGTGGCAGATCGATGCCCGCTCCCGGCCGGGTCATATTTAATGGTTGAAGAGGGGCAGAGTGTGTTGCCGGGTGATGTGCTGGCGAGGCTCGTCCGGGAGATGGCGCGAACCCGGGATATTACTGGCGGTCTTCCCAAAGTAGCGGAGCTGTTCGAGGCAAAGAGAGTTAAATCGCCAGCGGTAATTTCAGAAATCGATGGGACGGTTGAGGTTGGTGAACCCAAAGAAGGTAAGCGACTGGTTAGAGTGCTTTCGGATGGCGGGGCAGTGAAGGAGTATGAGATACCTTACGGAAAATATCTCCTCGTCCAGACAGGAGATCGAGTTAAAGCCGGGGACAAGTTGTGTGAAGGCTCAGTTGATCCTCATGATGTGCTTAAAGTAAAAGGGTGGCTTGCCGTGCAGGAGTTCTTGACTAACCAGATTCAGGCGGTTTATCGGTTGCAGAAGGTAAAAATCAACGATAAGCATATTTCAATAATAGTGCGGCAGATGCTACGCAAAGTGCGAATTGAAGACGCCGGAGATTCCAACTTTATTGAGGGAGAAATTGTCGAACGGCGTCGAGTACTGGAAGAGAATGAAAGGCTGCTGGCTGAAGGTTTGCGACCGGCAAGCTACCAACCGATTTTGCTTGGTATTACCCGAGCCGCTCTCCTGACGGAAAGTTTCCTCTCGGCAGCCTCATTTCAGGAGACAACGCGCGTGCTTTCCGAAGCTGCGATTCAGGGACGAGAAGATAAGCTCCGTGGCTTAAAAGAAAATGTAATAGTCGGAAGATTGATTCCTGCCGGGACCGGTTTCCGCGAGTTCAGCAGAATCAAACTGGTGACAGCCGAAGAAGAAAAACAGCAAGAGGAGGCGGCTTAG
- the rpsL gene encoding 30S ribosomal protein S12, whose translation MPTINQLVRKPRKKVRAKSKTPALLGNPQKRGVCTRVYTTTPKKPNSALRKVCKVRLTSGYEVTAYIPGEGHNLQEHSIVLVRGGRVKDLPGVRYHVVRGVYDCSGVEGRKQARSQYGVKRPKQSAG comes from the coding sequence ATGCCGACGATTAATCAGTTGGTGAGGAAACCGCGTAAGAAAGTTAGGGCGAAATCGAAGACCCCGGCACTGCTGGGTAATCCTCAGAAGCGGGGAGTATGTACTCGTGTATACACAACTACCCCCAAGAAACCGAATTCAGCATTGCGTAAGGTTTGCAAGGTGCGTCTTACTTCGGGATATGAGGTGACTGCTTACATCCCCGGTGAAGGACATAATCTGCAGGAACATTCAATCGTTCTTGTCCGGGGGGGGCGTGTAAAAGATTTACCCGGTGTTCGTTATCATGTAGTTAGAGGAGTTTATGATTGCAGCGGTGTGGAAGGAAGAAAGCAGGCACGCAGTCAATACGGTGTAAAGCGGCCCAAGCAATCTGCAGGATAA
- the rpsG gene encoding 30S ribosomal protein S7 → MARRGKYKVHTVAPDPKYNSVLVAKFINKLMWDGKKTVAQKIFYEALALAEKKAGEDGYSIFQKAINNVKPVLEVRPRRVGGATYQIPMEVSPRRRDALAIKWLVEAARARGEYTMIERLANELIDASKKQGAAFKKKEDTHKMAEANRAFAHYRW, encoded by the coding sequence ATGGCAAGGAGAGGCAAATACAAAGTTCATACCGTAGCTCCTGATCCGAAGTACAATTCGGTACTGGTTGCTAAATTTATCAATAAATTAATGTGGGACGGCAAGAAGACGGTTGCGCAAAAGATATTTTATGAGGCGCTGGCTCTGGCAGAAAAGAAAGCCGGCGAGGACGGTTATTCGATTTTCCAAAAGGCAATTAACAATGTAAAGCCGGTACTTGAGGTTAGACCCCGTCGAGTCGGAGGGGCTACTTATCAGATTCCAATGGAAGTCTCACCGCGGCGCAGGGATGCTTTGGCAATTAAATGGCTAGTAGAAGCAGCTCGTGCCCGGGGAGAGTATACTATGATTGAACGTCTGGCAAATGAATTGATTGATGCCAGTAAAAAACAGGGCGCAGCATTTAAGAAAAAGGAAGATACTCATAAGATGGCGGAAGCCAACCGAGCATTTGCTCATTATCGCTGGTGA
- the recJ gene encoding single-stranded-DNA-specific exonuclease RecJ — MSAIFQNHQWQLPITEEERIQELVRTTNLPPIIIQLLYHRGCRTAEECREFINPSAARLHRPDTLPDINLATERIISAIKNQEAILVYGDYDVDGICGTAILVSTLKKLGGVVTYYLPHRQNEGYGISRAGIEHAIKHGIRLIITTDCGSADIENLKLARDAGIDVIVTDHHEPNTTSLPTLAFVNPKRPDSDYPFRELSGAGVAFKLAWQLLASLKSPKEELIALLDLVGMATIADVVPLVGENRIIARLGLLALSKTNRPGIKALLATSRLYSRKLSARDIAFVVAPRINAAGRVSHAQLALELLLTEDDDTAINLAYQLEEFNRFRQRLEDIIFTEARRLIIDGAKHEQRVLVLARPGWNEGVIGIVASKLAEEFWRPCILISLNAEIGKGSGRSISGFNLYEALEKTKDHLISFGGHCYAAGIKINRDLIPLFENAINQYASLLPESTFQPTLKIDAIANLDEITPELLQHLAQLQPFGLDNPEPVFASTGLEIVGYPQRIGRNKEHLKFKVRSGNTVVSVIAWNRSRDILNLRIGQPGYLDICYTLANGTFNSNNRVQLKLLDLRTAGNNNLSD; from the coding sequence GTGTCTGCAATTTTCCAGAACCATCAATGGCAGCTGCCTATAACTGAAGAAGAAAGGATTCAGGAACTCGTCCGAACTACCAATCTTCCCCCAATAATTATCCAGCTGCTTTACCATCGCGGTTGCCGAACTGCTGAGGAGTGCAGAGAATTCATCAATCCTTCGGCAGCGCGTTTACATCGTCCTGATACTCTGCCCGATATCAATCTCGCCACTGAACGAATTATCTCAGCGATCAAAAATCAAGAAGCGATACTGGTCTATGGTGATTATGACGTCGACGGTATTTGCGGCACGGCAATTCTCGTCTCCACCTTGAAAAAATTGGGCGGCGTGGTTACTTACTACCTGCCTCACCGTCAGAATGAAGGGTATGGTATTTCTCGTGCCGGAATTGAACACGCAATCAAACATGGCATCAGGTTAATTATTACTACTGACTGCGGCTCAGCTGATATTGAAAATCTTAAACTAGCACGAGATGCCGGCATTGATGTGATCGTCACCGACCATCATGAACCAAATACAACTTCGCTCCCCACTCTTGCGTTTGTAAATCCAAAACGCCCAGATTCCGATTATCCATTTCGAGAACTCTCCGGTGCTGGTGTTGCCTTCAAACTGGCATGGCAGCTGCTGGCTTCTTTAAAATCTCCTAAAGAAGAATTAATCGCGTTACTTGACTTAGTCGGAATGGCAACTATCGCTGATGTAGTCCCGCTTGTGGGAGAAAACCGAATCATCGCCCGCCTTGGACTTCTTGCGTTAAGTAAAACTAACCGCCCAGGAATAAAGGCACTACTTGCAACCAGCCGCCTTTACTCTCGAAAACTTTCGGCCCGTGACATTGCATTCGTCGTCGCTCCACGTATCAATGCAGCGGGGCGAGTAAGTCACGCGCAACTTGCCCTTGAGCTTCTTCTGACTGAAGATGACGACACCGCCATTAATCTGGCATATCAATTGGAGGAGTTCAACCGCTTTCGTCAACGGCTCGAGGATATTATTTTCACCGAAGCTCGACGCCTCATTATCGATGGAGCAAAACATGAACAGAGGGTACTGGTGCTTGCCCGGCCAGGGTGGAACGAAGGAGTAATTGGAATCGTCGCCTCCAAACTGGCAGAAGAATTCTGGCGTCCCTGCATCCTGATTTCCCTTAACGCGGAAATCGGTAAGGGCTCCGGACGGTCAATTTCTGGTTTCAATCTCTACGAAGCACTGGAAAAAACCAAGGATCACCTCATTAGTTTTGGGGGACATTGCTATGCAGCGGGAATCAAAATAAACCGCGACCTAATTCCGTTGTTTGAGAATGCAATAAATCAGTACGCTTCCCTACTGCCGGAGTCAACTTTTCAGCCCACCTTGAAAATCGATGCCATAGCCAACCTCGATGAAATTACTCCTGAATTGCTTCAACACCTTGCTCAGCTCCAGCCATTCGGGCTGGACAATCCTGAACCCGTATTTGCATCAACCGGTCTGGAAATCGTAGGTTATCCTCAGCGTATCGGCAGAAATAAAGAACACCTCAAATTCAAAGTGCGCTCCGGTAACACTGTTGTATCGGTTATAGCCTGGAACCGAAGCAGAGACATACTCAATCTTCGCATCGGTCAGCCGGGGTATCTTGATATCTGTTATACTCTGGCAAACGGCACATTCAACAGCAATAACAGAGTCCAATTGAAACTTTTAGACTTGAGAACTGCCGGGAACAACAATCTATCTGATTGA
- a CDS encoding tetratricopeptide repeat protein, producing the protein MKEKHTPLLNKSKKILSILLPLSATLLVRLWFILEMRHHPFSSLTPQVIDSWFYHRWALEIIKGNFWGTEVFFLRPLYPYLLATIYRLFGPQVVPVQIFQTLLAVISCFMLMKITERLFNLKTAVIAGLGFALCGVLIFYTGTLLYVEITVFFTLLTILLLLKINRWWHALLAGISFGLLVICRPELLILLPLLIWGIVKFHKVHVNSAISFAVANIVVVGLMPLRNYLVARDPVLFTAHSGINFYFGNNSEADGTWQPVKDMNLGFGFSHQRLKQIAKTVNGQEVSWSQASSWWFKQGLKFITSSPGKFLKLLWRKLLLFFCNYEVPNNYYFETVLPFSWVLKFARLNWGIIIALGIPGIILAGRQWRQRWLLYVFIGGYFISALVFYVLSRLRAPTIPLFLPFASYTFLELYHFYKNRRVSVGIRWLPISLAIYLVSNLIPVNRNHYSAQAWTQLGNIYLERKYAMPALQAFNKALQYDPNNYSTRYSLIELYAGMRRIAEAEHEFEQLQRFSPEAREIHHLAAARIAVARRDFISALRHYHFAIQINPLNPEAYYLTGLVYVSIGDLLNAQKYLSLSLQLDPDHEAARSALSYIKHEIR; encoded by the coding sequence ATGAAGGAAAAACACACACCATTGCTTAATAAATCAAAAAAAATTTTATCGATTCTGCTCCCCCTGTCGGCTACATTATTGGTCCGATTGTGGTTTATTCTGGAAATGCGGCATCATCCTTTCTCATCCCTGACACCCCAAGTAATTGATTCCTGGTTTTACCATCGTTGGGCATTGGAAATTATTAAGGGTAATTTCTGGGGAACTGAGGTGTTCTTTCTGCGTCCACTTTACCCTTATTTACTGGCAACTATCTATCGCCTTTTCGGTCCCCAAGTTGTCCCAGTACAGATATTTCAGACCCTGTTGGCAGTAATCTCCTGCTTCATGCTGATGAAAATTACCGAGCGACTGTTCAATCTTAAAACTGCAGTTATTGCAGGTCTGGGATTCGCATTATGCGGTGTTCTGATTTTCTACACCGGTACACTGCTTTATGTGGAAATAACAGTTTTTTTTACACTCTTGACCATTTTGTTACTATTGAAAATAAACCGCTGGTGGCATGCCCTGCTGGCTGGGATTAGCTTCGGCCTGCTGGTTATCTGCCGCCCAGAATTGCTTATCCTTTTACCACTTCTCATCTGGGGTATTGTTAAATTTCACAAAGTACATGTTAATTCTGCAATTTCATTTGCGGTTGCAAACATCGTGGTTGTTGGTCTCATGCCGTTACGCAACTATCTGGTTGCCCGTGACCCGGTACTGTTTACTGCCCACTCAGGCATTAATTTCTATTTCGGTAACAACTCGGAAGCTGATGGGACCTGGCAGCCGGTTAAGGATATGAACCTCGGATTCGGTTTTTCTCACCAGCGCTTGAAACAAATTGCTAAAACTGTAAACGGACAGGAAGTCTCCTGGTCACAGGCATCATCATGGTGGTTCAAGCAGGGATTAAAATTCATCACATCATCCCCGGGAAAGTTCCTGAAGCTTTTGTGGCGCAAACTACTATTATTCTTTTGTAATTATGAAGTGCCAAACAATTATTACTTTGAGACGGTATTACCGTTCTCCTGGGTGCTCAAATTCGCCCGGTTGAACTGGGGCATAATCATAGCCCTTGGAATACCCGGTATCATCCTTGCTGGGAGACAGTGGCGGCAACGCTGGCTTCTGTACGTCTTCATAGGTGGATATTTCATCTCCGCACTCGTGTTTTATGTTTTATCCCGACTCCGCGCACCCACTATTCCGTTATTTCTTCCATTTGCCAGTTATACCTTTCTCGAACTCTACCATTTTTACAAAAACCGACGTGTATCAGTCGGGATTCGGTGGCTCCCAATCAGTCTTGCAATTTACCTAGTAAGTAATCTGATACCGGTGAATCGCAACCATTATTCTGCTCAGGCCTGGACTCAACTGGGAAACATCTACTTAGAACGGAAATATGCAATGCCTGCCCTTCAAGCTTTTAATAAAGCACTGCAATATGACCCGAACAACTACTCAACCCGTTACAGTCTGATCGAACTTTATGCCGGAATGCGCCGGATAGCTGAGGCTGAACACGAATTTGAGCAATTACAAAGATTTTCTCCGGAAGCCCGGGAAATACATCATCTCGCTGCAGCGCGGATTGCCGTCGCGCGCCGTGACTTTATCAGTGCACTTCGCCATTATCATTTTGCAATACAAATCAACCCACTTAACCCGGAAGCATATTACTTAACTGGACTTGTTTATGTTAGCATAGGCGATCTACTTAACGCTCAGAAATACCTGTCCTTAAGTTTGCAACTCGATCCCGATCATGAAGCTGCCCGTTCAGCACTTTCTTATATTAAGCATGAAATTCGTTGA